A DNA window from Nycticebus coucang isolate mNycCou1 chromosome 1, mNycCou1.pri, whole genome shotgun sequence contains the following coding sequences:
- the LOC128582816 gene encoding histone-lysine N-methyltransferase KMT5B-like: MKWLGESKNMVVNGRRNGGKLSDDHQQNQSDLQPTGKDTLKAGRNAVKRRSSRCNGNSGFEGIFVMYHLLGMSAKELCENEDLATSLALDPYLGFQTHKMNTSAFPSRSSRHFSKSDRFPHNNPGRFWPIKGRQEEIKEEIECSKKDKHLEKVFTCLTSGEWA; the protein is encoded by the coding sequence ATGAAGTGGTTGGGAGAATCTAAGAACATGGTGGTGAATGGCAGGAGAAATGGAGGCAAGTTGTCTGACGACCATCAGCAGAATCAGTCAGACTTACAGCCTACAGGGAAGGACACCCTGAAGGCTGGCAGAAATGCCGTCAAGAGGAGGTCGAGCAGATGTAATGGTAATTCAGGATTTGAAGGCATATTCGTCATGTACCATCTTCTAGGAATGTCTGCCAAAGAACTCTGTGAAAATGAGGACCTAGCAACCAGTTTGGCTCTTGATCCCTATTTAGGTTTTCAAACGCATAAAATGAATACTAGTGCCTTTCCTTCGAGGAGCTCAAGGCATTTTTCAAAATCTGACCGTTTTCCTCACAACAACCCCGGGAGATTTTGGCCTATTAAAGGAaggcaagaagaaataaaggaagaaattgaatgttctaaaaaagataaacatttggAGAAAGTCTTCACATGTTTAACTTCAGGTGAATGGGCATGA